A segment of the Desulfovibrio sp. genome:
CGACCTTGACATCCGCCAGGGGGACTTCATAACCGTCATTGGGTCCAACGGCGCGGGCAAGTCCACAACGCTCAACTGCATTGCGGGCTCCTTCCTGCCGGACACGGGGCGCATCACCCTTGGAAGCCAGGACATCACCTCCTGGCCCGAATACAAGCGGGCCAGGTTCATTGGCCGGGTGTTCCAGGACCCGCTCATGGGCTCGGCGGCGTCGCTTTCCATCGAGGAGAACATGGCCCTGGCCGACCGGCGCGGCAAGCGGCGGGGCTTGTCGCCAGGGGTGAGAGCCCGCGACCGGGAACGTTTCCGCGAACTTCTCTCGCATATCGGGCTTGGCCTGGAGGACCGCCTCAAGGATAAAGCCGGGCTTCTCTCCGGCGGACAGCGCCAGTCCATGACCATGGTCATGGCCACCATGGTCCGCCCTGAAATCCTGTTGCTTGACGAGCACACGGCCGCCCTGGACCCGAAGACGGCCGGGCACGTGCTGGAACTGACCACCAGCATGGTGGAGACGCAAAAACTCACCACCCTGATGGTGACCCACAACATGAACCACGCCCTCAAGCTGGGCAACCGCCTGGTCATGATGCACCAGGGACAGGTGATATTGGATATCGAGGGCGAAGAGAAAAGCCGTTTCAGCGTTGAGGATCTGTTAGAGCGCTTCTTCAGTCTTCAGGGGGAAGCGTTTTCCTCGGATAAAATGCTTCTGGCGTAATCCGTGGCTGTTTCGGGACTGGCATTCCCCGAGACGGTACTCCGGATCCGGCGGGGCGCCGGATGAGCAGACCGCGGTGGGCGCGGGACGCTTTTCATTCAGAAGCGATTGGATTACCAACCAGCAACCAAGGAAGGTCTCCGATGGAACTCACTCTCTGCCTCATCAAGCCTGATGCCGTGAAACGCAACCTCGTGGGCGGCGTGCTCTACATGATCGAGAAGGCCGGGCTCAAGGTCGTGGCCATGAAGATGATCAAGCTCGACAAGCGCCTGGCCGAAGGCTTCTACCATGTGCACCAGGAGCGCCCCTTCTTCGGCGAGCTGACCGAGTACATGGCCTCCGGACCCATCGTGGCCGTGGTTCTGGCCGGCGACGACGCCATCAAGCGCTACCGCGACCTCATGGGCGCAACCGACCCCTCCCAGGCCGCCGACGGCACCATCCGCAAGGTGTACGCGGTATCCAAGCAGGAGAATTCCGTGCACGGCTCCGATGCCCCCGAAACCGCGGCCTTCGAGATTTCATACTTCTTCAACGCCATGGAACTTGTGGGATAACAACCAATGACAGCCACCGTCTCTTTCATCGGCACGGGCAACATGGGTGCGGCCCTCATAAAGGGCCTTGCGGGCGAGGGTTCCATTCGTCTGGTGGGCTTCGACCTGGACAGGGAGAAGCTGAACGTCCTGTGCGCACAGTGCTCGCTTTCAGCGGTGTCCACCATCAAGGAAGCCGTTTCCCAGGCCGACTATGTGGTCATGTGCGTGAAGCCCCAGCAGATGAAGACGGTGCTGGCCGAGGTTCAAGCCGCGCTTGATCCAAACAAGTGCATCATCTCCATCGCGGCCGGAGTCACACAGGCCCAGCTTGCCCAGTGGAGCGGCGGCGTATGCCCGGTAGTGCGGGTCATGCCCAACACCCCGGCCCTGGTTGGCAGCGGCGTCTCGGCCGTGTGTCTGGACGACCCCCAGTTGAACCAGGGACAGAAGGACATGATCCCCAGGATTCTCTCCTCGGTGGGGAGCGTGCATGTTCTTGAGGAAAAAGCCTTCGACGCCTTCACGGCCGTGGCCGGCAGCGGCCCGGCTTATGTCTTCTACTTCATGGAAGCTGTGATCGAGGCGGCTGTCCACGCCGGACTTGCCCGGCCTCAGGCCACGGACATCGTGGCCGAGCTGTTTCAGGGGTCGGTCAAGCTGGCCAAGGAGAGCCTGACCCATGTGAGCCTCTTGCGGGAGATGGTCACCTCGCCGGCCGGAACCACCATCGCGGCGCTCACGCATATGGACCGCCAGGCAGTGCGCGCGGCCATCGTGGATGCTGTGTTGGCCGCCAAGAAGCGCAGCGAGGAGCTGGCCGGCTAAACCCCATAGCACATCCGCCCTTCCCGGGGCCGGTCCTCTCGGATCGGCCCCTTTTTCGTATCCGGAGATTTATATGTTGAAGACACAATAGAAATCGCATTCCCACCCTCTCGGAGCCGAAACAAAAAAAAGAACCCCGCCGGACCTGATCCGGCGGGGTTCTTCTGACTGTTTGTAAGACAGTTAGGCAGTTTTGATCACGTTGGTGGCTTTCATGCCGCGTTCGCCCGTCACGGCATCGAAAACGACTTTCTCTCCTTCGCGCAAGGTGCGGAAGCCCTCGCCCTGGATGGAGGAATAGTGGACGAAGATATCATCCTCGCCATCGCGGGTGATGAAACCGTACCCCTTCTTGTCGCTGAACCACTTTACGGTGCCTTCCAGTGCCATAAGTCTCGCCCTCCTTGAAAATACTTCACGGCTTTTATTTCGGGCTTCGTGTGAAAAACGTCAAGCGCCCATAGGTAGGATTTCACGAAAAGGCGCACGCGAGAGTCGATAACAGTGCTTGAAATGATAAAACCATACCAATTCCGGCGACAAAGATCATCCTGAGCAGCGTTTTAAAGCGAAATATATCCCATTGTGAACCCGCAGGGCCCAACAACGGTTTTTCAACAGAGGTTCCAAAGTAGACAGCAGGACCACCCATGGATGCCCCGCACAGCCAGGCTGCGGCGGCCATGGGCCAGCCCGCGTTGGGGCTCGACATGGTCCGCGCATCCTGTTTGAACTTCAGTAACGCCTTGCCAGCGGGCAGCCTTAAAACGAAGCCGGACACTATCAGCGCATAAGCGGACAGCCTTGCCGGAATAAAGGCCAGCACATCGTCCGTGCGTGCCCCCGCCCAACCCAAATCGACAAAGCGTTCGGTTTTATATCCCCACATGGAGTCCATGGTGCTTACGCTTTTATAGAACCACAACAGTTGGGGACCGCCAAGAAAGAGATACGTAAGCGGCGCCACGAAGGCGTCGCAGAAGTTCTCGCTCACGGTTTCGGCCAGGGTGCGCCACAGGCCGGGTTCGTCCAGAACGGACGTGTCCCGGCTGACCAAAAAGGAGAGCTGACGGCGGGCCTCGTCCAGCTGCCCTGATTCAATGAGGTGCGATACGTTCCTGGCCTCGCGCAGGAGTTGGCCCAAGGCCAGGCCAGCGTAGGCGAAATAGAGGGAGAATAGCCAGCCGATGATCGGAAGTCTGGTCAGGAGCAACACCGCAAAGTAGGCGCCAAAACTGAGAAGTATGACCGCAAAAAGCCCGAAGAGGCGCTTTTGCATCGAAATCCGCCGGACCTGGAGGCTGGTTCGGGTCTCGGCTGACTTGTTGAGCTGGGAGGCGAGGGCGTCCTTTGCAGGGCTCCGCCCTGCACCCGCCGGGGGAAATGATTTCCCCCGGTCCCCCTCGCTGGGGGGAAAAAGAGAGTGGGAATACTTTTCCAGACGGTCCAGGGCGCGACCGATCAGCCGGACCGGATGCGGCCAGCCCTGAGGATCGCCCAGGGCCATGTCCAGGGCGAAGGCGATGAAAGGAAGTAGGAAGATGAAATCCATACGGCGAGGGGAGGATGCCCTCCCCTCGCCGGATCAGTCAAGTGAGCTTGCCCGCGTTCACACTGGAACAATGTGATGGTTCCGCGTGTATCGAACTCACCTCGGCACGGATGAACCGCTTGAACCGTAAACGTTCCGGTATCGGCTCTTACACACGCACAAACGTGACGAACGGCCCAGGCCGCTCGCCAGCCACGTCGATAAGATGCGTGGAGCACGAGATGCACGGGTCGTACGCACGCACCAGCATGGACAGCTTGAGCTCGATGTCCGCCTCTGAGAGCTTGGCCAGCCCCGGAGTCAGGGCCTCCATGTCGCGCTGGATGTTGGCGTGGTTCTGGTTGGTGGGGATAACGCAGTCCGCGTGCACCACGCGCCCCCGGTCGTCGTATTCGTAGGCGTGGAACAAGATGCCGCGCGGCACTTCCACGGCCCCCACCCCCTTGCCCGCCACTGGTTTGATCTGCGGCCTGGGTTCGTCGCGCACGCCCCGGGTGAGCAGCTTGTCGATAAGGCTTATGGAATCGTCCACGGAGTGCACGCATTCCACCATCTGGGCGATGGTGATCATGTAGGGGTTGTGGCAGGGAGCCTTCAATTTCAGCTTGCGTGCGGCTTCCTTGGCTCTGGGGGAAAGCATCTGGGAATTGACGTTGAAGCGGGCCAGGGCACCCACCATGTAGGTGTCCTCCGCTCCCCGGCACCATTTGGCCGTGGAGGTCGGGATCAGGTACTCCTTTGTCACGTTCAGGTAGAGCTGGGCCGGGCGCGGCTGGGCCTTGCTGGAGCCCACTTGCCCCCAATACAGGGCGTATTCGGTGGGGGAAATCAGGGCCACATATTCCGTGGGCCTGGCAAAAGCCGGCACCTTGTCAAGCACGGCGGCCAAGAGATCCACCACCGCATCCAGCTTGGGCCGAGTTTCTTCAAGGGATTGGCGCAGCTTTGCCAGCTCCGGGGCGGTGGGGACCTTGGCCATCCCCCCGGGGACGAACCGCTGCGGATGCGTGGTGCGTCCGCAGATCTGGGCGGAGAAGTCGTTGGCCACGCGTCTGGCGCCTATGAGCGTCAGCAGTTCCTTCCTATGGGTTGCGGCCAAAGGGATGACCGACGGCGCGCCAACGAAATCGGGCAATGCCAGATAGCCTATGTGCAGAAGGTGGCTCTGCAGATTTTCGGCGTGCAGGGCCAGCTTGCGAAGAATAAGCGTCTGTTCCGAGACCTGGACGCCCAGGGCGTCCTCCGTGGCCTGAAGGCTGGCCAACTGATGGCCTATGGAGCAGATGCCGCAGATTCGCGAGGTGATGTGGTGGATGTCCTCGAAGCTCTTGCCCAGGACCATGGCCTCAAAAAACCGTGGCGCCTCAGGGACTTCCCAGCGGCAAGACGTCACTTTACCCGACTCGTCTATCTCCGCGACAATGTTTCCGTGACCTTCCACCCTGGTGAGATGATGGACATTCACCCGCTTCGGCCCGCCCGGAACAGGAGCGGCCTTGCTCTCCTGCTTTACTTTCTGAGTCTTCGCCATGTCGTATACCTCGTGGCGGCCTGGCCGCCTGACTTCCGTTCACGCCCCCCCATTGAAGTTTTTTGGACGGGGGGCCTGGGGGGAGACCTTTTGTTCACAAAAGGTCTCCCCCCAGAATTATTCCTACAGCGGCGCGCTGGTGTCGCCCAGGAAGAAGCGCATCAGGTCCTGCACGTGCTTGCGGTCGAACCCGTGCTGGTCCATGACCTCGCGGGCGGCGTCCAGGTTGGCTGACGGGGCCAGCCCCCGGCATCCCCAGCACTGGGCTCCTTCGGTGACGCAGCAGGCGTTACATCCGGCCCGGGTGATGATGCCCAGGCACATGCGCCCCAGATGGTAGCGGCAGACGTTGCCGGCCTTCTTGCACTCGACGCACACCGGGTAGTCGGGCAGCCAGGGCACGCGGCCTAAGAGCATCTCCTTGACGATGCGTGCGAACTCACCCCTGTCTATGGGGCAGCCGTGGATCTCCACGTCCACCTTGACCACGGCCTTCAAGGGCCTGGCTTCGTAGGTGGGATACCAGCGGGCCCGGGTGCCGTAGACGTTCTCGGAATACACGTCGCGCCCCAGGAAGTTCTTGATGCAGTTGACCCCGCCGATGGTGGCGCAGGCCCCAAGGGCCACGAGCACCTTGGCATTGGCGCGTATCTCCTTGAGCCTGGCCTCGTCCTGGGGCCTGGTGATGGACCCTTCGACGAAGGCGATGTCGTAATTGTCCGAATGACCGGTGTGGACCTCGCGGAAGCTGACCACCTCGACATGTTCGAGGATGTCCAGGAGCTTTTCTTCCAGGTTGGCCACCTGGAGCTGGTCTCCCTCGCAACCCGCGAAATCGAAAAAGGCGATTTTGGGCTTGGCTGCCATGGGACCTCCTAGATGGCCTCTTCAAGGGTCTCGATGTCGGTGTAGGCGAACACTGGGCCGTCCACGCAGGTGGACAGGCCGTTTATCTGGCAGTGACCGCACTTGCCCAGGCCGCACTTCATCTTGCGTTCCAGCGACACGTAGATGCGCTCGCCCCTGATGCCCATGTCGCGGCATTCGGAAATGACGAAGCGGTACATGATGGGCGGGCCCACCATGGCCACGTACGTCTGGGACGGGTCCATCTCCACCTTGGGCAGAAGTGTGGTGATGACGCCCACGTTCCCGGTCCAGGCCGGGTCCGGCTGATCCACGGTTTCAAGCACTTCCACGTCCCCACGGGCCGAAATCTCGGCCAGTTGGTCCACGAAGATGCGTTCCTTGGGGTTCCTGGTGCCGATAAGAACCACGATCCGCCCGAACTCGTCGCGGTGGCGCAGCTGGTAGTGCAAAAGGCTGCGAAGCGGGATGTAGCCGAGCCCGCCCGCGATAAACAGGGTGTCCTGGCCAACGAACTTCTGAATGGGAAAGAACGAGCCGTATGGCCCGCGCACGCCCACCTTGGCTCCAACCTCCAGACGGTGCAGGGCCTCGGTGAGGGTTCCGGTGCGGCGAACGGCCAGCTCGAAGTTGCCGGACTGTTTAGTGGGGGGGGAACTGACCGAGAAGGGGGCCTCGCCCACGCCGAAGATGGAGAGCATGATGAACTGGCCCGGCCTGTGGGCCAGGATGCGCCCGTCGTCGAAGGCGAAGGTGAAGAGGGTGACGAAGTCCGAGAGTTTGGACTTCCCAACCAGTGTGGCGGGCTTTGGCACATAGGGGGAAAAGGATTTGGGCTTAGTCAGCATTGGCCTGGTCCTCCCAGAGTGCGTTGAAAACTTCGCGGGGGTTGGCGATACGGGCCGTGCAGGCTCTCACGCAGCGGCCGCAGCCTACGCAACCCAATTCACCGATCTTGTCGCTTATGTATTTGCCTTTTCGCATGTAGCGGTGGCGGTACCGCTCCAAAGCCTTTGTCCTGAAGTTATGGCCTCCGGCCACGGTGGCGAAGTTCACCAGCATGCAGCCGTCCCATTCGCGGAAACGCCTGCCCGTCTTGAGGGTTTCGTCCGCTTCCTCGGAGACGTTGAAGCAGTAGCAGGTGGGGCAGACCACGTTGCAGGAACCGCAGGCCAGGCACAGTTCCGCTTTTTCCCGCCAAACGCCTGCGTTCCACCCCTTTTCCATAAGCTTCGGGGTGTGACGCCAATCGAAGTTCAAACGGTTGGACCGGGAGAGATCCATGACCTTCTGGTGGGCCTTGCGGGCCGCCTCCCTGTCACCGGCCGTGGCGGCAGGGAGAGGGCCGCGGGCCAGCAGGAGTTCCTCGCCTTTGACCGACCCCACTTCCACCATGAAGTTGGCCGGGCTTATGCGGGTGAAGTGAAGGTCGTAGCCGTGGCTGACCACATCCGCGCCGATGGTGGACCAGAAGGCGGTGTCCGCAACCCGTTGGGGCTCCATGGCCATGACCACGGTAGCCTCGCGCCGGGCCATGTAGTTGCGGTCCGGGGCACCGGCCTCCATGAGCTGGTCGAGCTGGTTCACGGCGCGAACATCGTAGGGGTGGACCCCGAAGAGGATCTGCTTGGGGTCTTCAAAGACCGCCTGGGCCTCGTAACTGGCCAGATCGAAGGTGAGGAGATCTTCGCTTGGAGGGAGAAAATAGCGTTTGAGAGTGTTGTAGGCCAGGTCGTAATCGAAGGCGATCTCCGTGCCTTCGCGCCACGGAGCGAAGTCGTAATGGCCTCCTTCGGCGGCCACCGGGACGTACACGTCATATTCCTTCCGCCACCAGGCCATGAGCGGCGGAAGTTGTTCCATGTGGAGGCAATAGGCTGTCATCATTCCTCCGGTTGGGGCGGTCCCTTACAGGGCCGCCGGGCTGGGTATGGCAGGATGGACCTGTGTAGCGGTCTTCGCCAGAAGCGGCAAGCGGAGTGAAAAAAATAACGAATGAATTCGAGCGGGAAGATGGGCTCTGGCGCTTGCCAACCCTGGTATGACGCATGATACAGGTTTAGTAACCGTCATGAACGCAGGGTCCGCATCAATACCATGCTCACCAGGATTCAGATAAAGCTCAAACGTCTGGCCGCCGTAGTACCCGTTCTGGCGGGCGCTTTGGCCATTACCGCGCTCTTGAGCCTGATCGCCTGGGCGCTCTTGCCCTACGCCCCCCCCGGACTGAACGACTTTGTCGCCAACTTCGCCAACGAAGGTTTCGAGGCCCACAAGAACGAACTGAAAAACTGGTTCGACGGCTTTGGCGATAGCGCTTTCTGGATGTTCCTGGGCTTGCAGTTCCTGCAGGTCATGGTGGCGCCCATTCCAGGGCAGCTGATCGGCATCACCGGAGGATTCGTCTTCGGTTTTTGGAAAGGGTTGTGCCTAAACGTTGCCGGAAACATGCTCGGTTCTTTCACAGCGATGCTCATGACACGCTTTCTGGGCGAAAAAGTGATGCGACCCTTTGTCCCGGCCTCGATACAGGAAAGATTCGATGGCGCAGTCTCGCGCGGGGGCCTCGAGAATTTTTTCATGCTCTTTCTGCTCCCGGGAACGCCCAAGGACTCGATTTGTTTTATGGCCGGGCTGACCAGACTCAATCTCTGGGCCCTTCTCGGGGTGAACACCCTGGGCAGGTTGCCGGGCCTGGCAGTGCTCACTTTCACCGGGGCCGGACTCGACTACGACTTGGCCACGGTGCAATGGGTCTTTTCGGCTGGCCTGGCCCTGGCCTTCGTCGTGTGGCTCTTCGACGAGGAGTTGAAGGAGCGCCTGAGGCGCTTGGGAGCATAGGGCAAGAAAAAGGCCGGGACGCAGCAGCAACCCGGCCTTGGCTTGTTCAAGCTTCGAGCAATTCAGGAGCTGAGTGAGCGGATAGCCCCCTGGAGTTCACTGGCCAGGCGCGACAGGGCTTCGACTCCGCCCGCGGCCCCGGTCATTTCCTGGGCGGTCTCCATGGAGACCCTGCGCACGTCTTCCACGGCGCGTGCGATCTCGTCGCTGGCGGCGGATTGTTCCTCGGCCGCGGCCGCAATGGAGCGCACCTGATCGGAGGTGGCCACCACCAAGGCAACGATCTGTTCCAGAGACTTTCCCGACTCTCCGGCGAGGGAAGTGGCCCTCTCCACGGCCTGGGCCGCCTGGCCCGTGCCGTTTATGCTTTCACGCACCCCGCTCTGGATGGCGCCTATGGATTCGCCCACTTCCTTGGTGGCGGTCATGGTTTTCTCAGCGAGCTTTCGCACCTCGTCCGCCACCACGGCAAAGCCGCGTCCGGCTTCGCCGGCACGGGCGGCCTCGATGGCAGCGTTCAGGGCCAAAAGGTTGGTCTGGTCAGCGATGTCGGAGATGACACCCATGATGCGCCCGATTGCCTCGGCCTGGCCAGAGAGCCCATCCATGCTGTTCTTGAGGGTGGCGGTGAGTTTCTCCACTTGGCGGATGGCCTCCACGGACCTCTCCACCACCTTCTCGCCCTCCAGGGCCTGGGCCTGGGCTTCACCCGCACGCTCCGCGGCGCTGCCGGCGTTTCGGGCCACTTCCAGTACGGTGGAATTCATCTGCTCCATGGCGGTGGCGGTTTCCTCGGTGCGTTTGCTTTGAAGCTCCGCTCCCCTGTTGGCTGCCTCCACCTGCGAGGCCAGGGCATTGCTGGTCTGGGCCAGGCTGGCCGATATTTCCTCGACCATTCTCACGGCGTTCAAGATGCTCTCACCTTGGCAGGTGATCTGCTCCTCCTTGCGCCGGATTTCGGTGTAATCCAGATACATGCACAGGCCGCCGCTGACCTTGCCGTCCAGGTCGTGCAGCGGGGAAAGCGCCGCCTGTATGAAGCGGGTGTTGTTCTTTAGGTTCTTGAACTCCACATCCCGCACCACTCCTTCGTTCTTTTCCATAATGTCCACGATGAGGGCCTTACGGTTGCGGTCGCCGTAAAAGAACTCGGAGAAGAACATGCCGACGTAGTCCGAGGGCTTGCCATCGCGCTCCAGCATGTCGAGCGCCATCTGGTTGCAGAAGGTGAGATGGCCCTTGATGTCCACCAGGGCGTAAGGGATGAGCACTGCCTCGGTGAAGCCGCGCCAGTTGCCGATGGTGAGTTTGAGCTGGCTCAGTATGGCTTGGAGCGAATCCTCCAGGGCACCGATCTCCGCCACTTGGCACGATGGCAGTTCCACCTTGAAGTTGCCCTTGGCCACTTCAAGGAGGCATGAATTCACCGCGGAGAGGGTTTGGGAGACCCCTGCAAACAAGAACAGACCCAGTCCCAATCCCAGGGCCAACCCCGCTCCCCCGGCGGCAAGAGAGGCCGACATCCCGCTCAAACCCAAAATCTTTTCCGCCAGGACAAGACAGGCCAGGGTCAACAAGGGCAGAGCGCAGCCCAAAAGCAACGCCCTGGCGCGAATGGAAAGAGCTGAAGTCATAGCAACACCTCGTGGAGCTTTCTTATGGCCGGGAGGTACACCCCGGCGGGGATGTCATACGAAGCAATAGAGTACACTTTCAGCTTAAAAAAAAGAAAAAAAATGCTGAAAAGCCCAATTTGGGGGTCCAATGGTTCCGCCCAAGGATCAAATGGATTGGCCGGGCAGCCCATTCGTGGTTCGCAGAGCTTCGTAAAGCAGGACGGAAGCAGCATTGGCAATGTTGAGCGAGCGAACGCATCCCCAAATGGGAATACGTACCATGTTTGTCTGCCCTATGATGAGCTCTTCGGGAAGCCCCGTGCTCTCGGAGCCGAAAACTATGGCGTCGTCCGGGGTATAACGAAACTGGTGGTACTGCGTGCCCAGCATGCCCCTGTTGCCCGACGAGGTGAACACCAGCCGCGCAGGCGAAGCGCCTTCCAGATAGTCGCTCCAACCGGGCCAGACCGAAAGTTTCACATGTGGCCAGTAGTCCAGGCCGGCGCGTTTGAGATAGCGGTCCGTGAGCTTGAAGCCCAGTGGCTCAATCAGGTGCAGGGGAGTGTCCGTAGCCGCGCAGAGCCTGGCGATGGACCCGGTGTTCTGGGGAATCTCTGGGGAATGAAGTACTATGTTTATCATAACGAAAGCCCCGCTGGCGCGGGGCTTAGGGGCTTTCGGTGGTGGGCGGTCGGGGATTTGAACCCCGGACTTCCACCGTGTGAAGATGGCACTCTAACCGCTGAGTTAACCGCCCGTCGGCGTGAATAGGTAAATCCCACCTCCTTGGCAAGCACTTTTTTACACATTGATTCCATTCCCGGTTTGAGGCAGGAAGACCCCGGGGCTTTCCCCCACATCACGCTCCAAGAAGGTCTATCCATGCGACTTCTCGTAACCGGCGGGTGCGGATTCATCGGCACCAACTTCGTGTACATGATGCTTAAGAAGCATCCGGACATGGTCATCGTCAACTTAGACAAGCTGACCTACGCCGGAAACCGCTTCAACCTGCTGCCCATTGAACAAAGCCTTGGCGGAAAGCGCTATCATTTCGTGCATGGCGATATCGCCAACGCCGAACTGGTGGCCCATATCATCACCGACCACAAGATCGACGCGGTAGTAAACTTTGCGGCCGAATCCCACGTGGACCGCTCCATCGCGGACTGCAACCCCTTCATACTGACCAACGTCCTTGGCACCCAGGTGCTTTTGGACACCGCCCGCCGCCTGGGCATACCCAAATTCGTGCACGTATCCACGGATGAGGTTTACGGAACCCTAGGCCCCGAAGGCAAATTCACCGAACAGACCCCGCTGGCGCCAAACAGCCCCTACTCCGCCTCCAAGGCCTCGGCGGACATGCTGTGCCGCGCCTTTTTCGAAACATACGACTTCCCGGTGACCATCACCCGCTGTTCCAACAACTACGGGCCCTTCCAGTTCCCGGAAAAGCTTATTCCACTGATGATCATGAAGGCATCGCGGGGTGAATCCCTGCCCGTGTACGGCGACGGCATGAACGTTCGCGACTGGATATTCGTCACCGACCACTGCCGCGGCGTGGAGCTGACCCTTCTTTCCGGCAAGCCTGGCCAGGCCTACAACTTCGGAGGCAATGCGGAAAAACCCAACATTGAAGTGGTCAAAACCATCCTCAAAGCCCTGGGGCAGCCCGAAGACCTGATCTCCTACGTCAAGGACCGCCCCGGACACGACCGCCGCTACGCCATGGACTACTCCCTGGCTGCGCGCGAGCTTGGCTTCGAACCCGAGTACACCTTCGAACGCGGCATCGCCGAGACCCTGGAGTGGTACAAGGCCAATACCTCCTGGATGGAACAGGTCCAGAGCGGAGCCTACCTCACCTTCATGGACAAATGGTACGAGGAACGCCAGTGAGCAGCCGCGTCACCGTGCTGGGCGGGCGGACCGGGCTTCTGGGAGTTCCCCTGGCCCGGGCCTTCGATGCCGAGGGTTTTGAGACCGAACCTCTGGGCCGTGCCGACTTGGACATCTGCGACCCGGTGGCAATGAGCAAATACCTGGACGAATTTCGTCCGGACTGGCTGGTCAACGCCGTGGCCTACACCGCCGTGGATCTGGCCGAGGACGAACCACAGGAGGCAGCGCGCTTAAACAAAACCCTTCCCGCCATGCTTGGCAGGCTCTGCGCCGACAGGGGAATAGGGCTTTTGCACTTCAGCACGGATTTCGTATTCAACGGGAAAAAGAGCACTCCCTATACCGAGGACGACCCTGTGGGGCCTGAGAGCGTTTACGGGCAGTCCAAACTCGATGGCGAAAAAGCCCTTATGGCCCTTGCCCTGCCGCGCCTGATCATCGCCCGGGTGGCCTGGCTTTTCGGACCGGGCAAGAAGAATTTCGTGCGCACCATCCTGAACCTCGCCAAGGACCGCAGCGAGCTCAAGGTGGTGCACGACCAGATCGGCTCTCCATCCTACACCCTGGACCTGGCCGACTATTCCGTGGCCCTGGTGAAGGCCGGAACACCCGGACTCTTCCATCTGGCCAACGCGGGCCGGGCCAGCTGGTGCCAACTGGCCAGCGAAGCAGTGGCCGCGGCCGGGTACGAGTGCCAGGTGCTGCCCATCACCAGCGCCGACTATCCCCTAAAAGCCACGCGCCCTGCCTACTCCGTACTGGACACCACCAAGTTCTCCGAGGCCACCGGGGTCGCGCCCAGACCCTGGCTGCAGGCCCTGCGCGAATACGTGTACGCCGAGCTGGAACCCGGCGAAGCCGAATAATTCGTCCCCATATTGTTCAATACAAAGGCCGTGGAAAACGTTTTCCACGGCCTTTCTTGTTAACGAATGCGGGCCTGTCCTCCTGAAAGCACCACCTAAGCGTCAGGCCTGCTTAACCCCCAACATCTTGTTCATTAGTAATCTGCGGCTTTCTTGGGCAACGTCGCCACCCACAGCCTGGGGATTTCCCGGGTCGGGCGTATGCCCAGTACCG
Coding sequences within it:
- the rfbB gene encoding dTDP-glucose 4,6-dehydratase; this translates as MRLLVTGGCGFIGTNFVYMMLKKHPDMVIVNLDKLTYAGNRFNLLPIEQSLGGKRYHFVHGDIANAELVAHIITDHKIDAVVNFAAESHVDRSIADCNPFILTNVLGTQVLLDTARRLGIPKFVHVSTDEVYGTLGPEGKFTEQTPLAPNSPYSASKASADMLCRAFFETYDFPVTITRCSNNYGPFQFPEKLIPLMIMKASRGESLPVYGDGMNVRDWIFVTDHCRGVELTLLSGKPGQAYNFGGNAEKPNIEVVKTILKALGQPEDLISYVKDRPGHDRRYAMDYSLAARELGFEPEYTFERGIAETLEWYKANTSWMEQVQSGAYLTFMDKWYEERQ
- a CDS encoding methyl-accepting chemotaxis protein; its protein translation is MTSALSIRARALLLGCALPLLTLACLVLAEKILGLSGMSASLAAGGAGLALGLGLGLFLFAGVSQTLSAVNSCLLEVAKGNFKVELPSCQVAEIGALEDSLQAILSQLKLTIGNWRGFTEAVLIPYALVDIKGHLTFCNQMALDMLERDGKPSDYVGMFFSEFFYGDRNRKALIVDIMEKNEGVVRDVEFKNLKNNTRFIQAALSPLHDLDGKVSGGLCMYLDYTEIRRKEEQITCQGESILNAVRMVEEISASLAQTSNALASQVEAANRGAELQSKRTEETATAMEQMNSTVLEVARNAGSAAERAGEAQAQALEGEKVVERSVEAIRQVEKLTATLKNSMDGLSGQAEAIGRIMGVISDIADQTNLLALNAAIEAARAGEAGRGFAVVADEVRKLAEKTMTATKEVGESIGAIQSGVRESINGTGQAAQAVERATSLAGESGKSLEQIVALVVATSDQVRSIAAAAEEQSAASDEIARAVEDVRRVSMETAQEMTGAAGGVEALSRLASELQGAIRSLSS
- a CDS encoding 4Fe-4S dicluster domain-containing protein, which codes for MTAYCLHMEQLPPLMAWWRKEYDVYVPVAAEGGHYDFAPWREGTEIAFDYDLAYNTLKRYFLPPSEDLLTFDLASYEAQAVFEDPKQILFGVHPYDVRAVNQLDQLMEAGAPDRNYMARREATVVMAMEPQRVADTAFWSTIGADVVSHGYDLHFTRISPANFMVEVGSVKGEELLLARGPLPAATAGDREAARKAHQKVMDLSRSNRLNFDWRHTPKLMEKGWNAGVWREKAELCLACGSCNVVCPTCYCFNVSEEADETLKTGRRFREWDGCMLVNFATVAGGHNFRTKALERYRHRYMRKGKYISDKIGELGCVGCGRCVRACTARIANPREVFNALWEDQANAD
- a CDS encoding tRNA (cytidine(34)-2'-O)-methyltransferase; translation: MINIVLHSPEIPQNTGSIARLCAATDTPLHLIEPLGFKLTDRYLKRAGLDYWPHVKLSVWPGWSDYLEGASPARLVFTSSGNRGMLGTQYHQFRYTPDDAIVFGSESTGLPEELIIGQTNMVRIPIWGCVRSLNIANAASVLLYEALRTTNGLPGQSI
- the rfbD gene encoding dTDP-4-dehydrorhamnose reductase, whose amino-acid sequence is MVRGTPVSSRVTVLGGRTGLLGVPLARAFDAEGFETEPLGRADLDICDPVAMSKYLDEFRPDWLVNAVAYTAVDLAEDEPQEAARLNKTLPAMLGRLCADRGIGLLHFSTDFVFNGKKSTPYTEDDPVGPESVYGQSKLDGEKALMALALPRLIIARVAWLFGPGKKNFVRTILNLAKDRSELKVVHDQIGSPSYTLDLADYSVALVKAGTPGLFHLANAGRASWCQLASEAVAAAGYECQVLPITSADYPLKATRPAYSVLDTTKFSEATGVAPRPWLQALREYVYAELEPGEAE
- a CDS encoding TVP38/TMEM64 family protein: MLTRIQIKLKRLAAVVPVLAGALAITALLSLIAWALLPYAPPGLNDFVANFANEGFEAHKNELKNWFDGFGDSAFWMFLGLQFLQVMVAPIPGQLIGITGGFVFGFWKGLCLNVAGNMLGSFTAMLMTRFLGEKVMRPFVPASIQERFDGAVSRGGLENFFMLFLLPGTPKDSICFMAGLTRLNLWALLGVNTLGRLPGLAVLTFTGAGLDYDLATVQWVFSAGLALAFVVWLFDEELKERLRRLGA